CTGGTAGTGCAATGAGTCGTGGTGATTTTGCCACAGCTGCAGGAATGGTTTTAGCAGAAGCCTCTTACGTTAATTTAGGAGTGGAAGCCTCTGTTGATTTTAGCGTAACACCTGCTCTTTTAACAGTACACGTTGAAACATATTATACTGGAACAGATGCTCCACCTACCAACAAATTAAATGTTGCCTTGGTTCAGGATAGTATTTTAGGTCCACAATCTGGCATGGCAGCTAACCCTGATTATGTAGTTGGAGATCAGTATTTACATATGCATGCGCTACGCCACATGTTAACAGGACAGTGGGGTGATGATATCACAACTACAACACAAGGAACTTTTGTTGATAGAACCTATACTTGGGAAATTCCTTCAAGCATTAATGAAGTTATTTTGAATCCAAATCAACTTAATATCATTGCTTTTATTGCAGAATCTGAGCAAGAGATTATTAGTGGTAACGAATGTCATGTTGAAGTCATTCCTCCAACAACACAAAACGATTGCGATTTAATGGGTACTACAAATATTCCAGAAATCATATGTGGTGAAGGACTTGTTTCTCCAATTATCAATGTATTGAACAAAGCTGGAAACCCAATTACTTCCATGGAAATCACCTATGATGCGAATGATGGTACTCCAATGGTTTACAACTGGACAGGAAATATTATCTATTATGCAAATGAAGAAATCACATTACCTGAACTTTCATTCCCTGTAGAAGCTACAAATACAATTAATATCACTGTAACCAAAGTGAATGGTGAAACGGATCCTGATCCATCAAATAATTCCATAACTGGCACTACTAATGAGGCATCAGAAGTGGTTAATGTTACCTTAGATTTAAAGACTGATAATTACGGATCAGAAACTACTTGGCAATTAAAAAATGAAGAAGGAGATGTATTATACAGTGGTGGTCCATACACAGATGCTAGTGTATTGGTTGAAGATCAAACAGCATTCGATTTACCTGTCGCTGGATGTTATACCTTTGAAATCCATGACTCTTATGGAGATGGTATGAACGCAGGTTATGGTGTTGGATATTATAAACTATATACTGAAGGTGAATTATTTTTAGAAGGTGGCACATTCGGCTCCGTTGATATTGCTCCATTTAATAATACAATCTTTGACGGCCTTGAAACTGATATTTATTTTTCTAATTTAAATATTTATCCAAATCCAAGCACTGGCCTTATAAACATTAATAATATGGAAGGTGCTCAAATTTCAGTGATGAATATTGTTGGTCAACAAGTAATAGAAAATAATAACGCTAGTCATCATCAACAAATCAATCTCTCTGATTTAGACAATGGTTCTTATTTAGTTAGAATTAAACTCGACAATCAAATAAAAACACAAATGATCATTCTGAAAAAATAATATTTCAATTTGAGTTTTAGATAAAGTCATACTGAAATTCAGTGTGGCTTTTTTTTGACTCCTCAATAAAAACTCGAATAATAATACATGAAATGGATTTTTATTCATTTATGTGCAATAAAATCAAATTAAAGAAAAAAATGATGACAAATAAGGACATTAGATAATATGCAAATCAAATAGGAGGTTTACAAAACTCAGGAAATTAGCGGTATATCTAAGATTCCATCAAACTTAAATAAATATTTTATAAAGTTACGAGCTGTTTATAATATTTTTATATTTGTTTTTTATTAATTCTTAAACTCAAACTATGAAAAACCTTTTACTTTTTAGTTTCGCTGTACTTATCTCATTAAGTCAACTAAACGCACAATCAATTGTCGGAACCGACCCAGAAAACAAAAATGTAGTCCTTGAAGAATTCACTGGAATCCATTGTGTATATTGTCCAGAAGGACACGTTATTGCTCAAGGAATTCAAAATCAACATCCAGAAGATGTTATTTTGATAAATATTCATCAAGGGAGTTTTGCTAGTCCAAGTGGAAACGAGCCAGATTTCCGTACCGAATGGGGAAATGCTATCGCTGGTCAAACTGGCCTAACTGGTTATCCATCAGGCACCGTTAACAGACATATATTCTCAGGTGGAAATACCGCTCTAGGTAGAGGCTCTTGGACAGGTGCTGCCAACACAATTCTTGGCCAATCAAGCTATTTAAATGTAGGCTGTGAAGCTTTCTGCACAGATGATGGACAATTACTAGTAAATGTAGAAGTTTATTATACAGGCGATAGCCCAGAAGCATCAAATTTCTTAAATGTTGCTATTCTACAGAGTCATATATTTGGCCCACAAACTGGTGGAGGAGCTGGGAATAATTATGAACATATGCATATGCTGCGCCATTTGATTACAGGACAATGGGGAGAAGAAATTTCTGAAACTTCAGAAGGTTCTCTTTATACTACAACATTGAGTTATCAAATTCCAGATGATTATAACGATGTTCCTGTTGTACTAGAAGACTTAGACATTGTTGCCTTTGTAACAGAAACACATCAAGAAGTTGTAAGCGGCATTAAAGGTACTCTAACCTTTGAAGCAGCCAATGATTACGATGTAACAGTTAGTGAAGTATTATACCCTATCGGAAAAGCTTGTATTGGGGATTTAGCACCACAAATTGAATTAGCAAATTATGGTGCGATTAACCTCACATCTGCTGATATAGAGTATAGTGTCAATGGTGGTGAAGTATATAATTACGAATGGACTGGTGAATTAGAATATACAGATACCGAAACCATTACATTACCTGCTATAGCACTAGCTATGGAGGACAATAATGAATTAGTGATCACCATTTCAAATCCTAACGGTGTAGAGGACGAAAATCCTGCAAACAATACGACAAACGTTGAATTTGAAGCAGCACCTCAAACTACCAAAATGATTGAAATGCAATTATATGTTGGTTCTTCTTTTGGAAACCAAATTTCTTGGGATTTCAAAAACGGAAACGGTGAAATCATTGCAGAAGGTAGTGGATACTCCAATAATGACTTAATTACAGAGATGCTTCCTATTGTAAGCACCGATTGCTACACTTATTCAGTATACGATGCTGTTGGCAATGGATTTGCTGGTAATGGTTATTTGAAATTAAAAGATGATGGTGTATTATTTGAATATATTACCTCTGAATTAGAAGACGAAGTAAACATCATTTTCTTGGCTGGAGATCCAACCGGTATCCATACTAATTATGAGAAAGTCAATCATATCAGTATTTACCCAAACCCAACTTATAATAATGCTCAGTTAACATTCTCATTAGTGGAAAAATCTAATGTACAGCTTAGTATTTATAATGTAATAGGATCTTTAATAATGGAACTTCCAACGGAATTGTTAAATGCAGGTGAGCAAAATATTGAAATAAATACTACTTCACTTGAAGAAGGTATCTATTTTGTAAACCTCAATATCAATAATGAAATAATAACTAAGAAAATTACAGTTTTAAAATAATTCTTAGACAACTATTTTAGGTAAAAAGCCGTCTTGTGTGAGACGGCTTTTTATTTTTGAGCCAATGAACTTAAATAAATATTTTAAAAAGACCACGTTGGTTTGGAATATTTTTATCTTTGTCAATTAATAATCATTATATCACACAACTATGAAAAATCTCTTACTCATTTTATTAATAACCATGGTCTCTTTAGGTCAACTTAATGCTCAAAGTATTGTTGGAACAGATCCTGAAAACAAGAACGTGGTTTTAGAAGAATTCACTGGCATTAACTGTGGTTACTGCCCTGATGGTCACGCCATTGCACAAGCCATCCAAAATGCAAATCCAGAAGATGTTATTTTAATCAACATACACCAAGGTGGTTTTGCAACTCCTAGCGGAAGTCAACCAGACTATCGAACACAATGGGGAGATGCAATCGCTGGCCAAACCGGACTAACAGGATACCCATCAGGAACCGTAAATCGTCATTTGTTTTCAGGAGGAAATACTGCCCTTGGCAGAAACTTATGGGCAAATTCTGCAACTCAAATACTTGGACAATCAAGTTACTTAAATGTTGGAGCAGAAGCTACTATTGTTACTTCCACACGACAGCTTGTTGTAAATGTAGAAGTCTATTATACTGGTGATAGTCCACTTTCAACAAACTTACTCAATGTGGCTTTGGTTCAAAATAATGTTATTGGATACCAAACAGGAAATAATAACTATAACCACATGCATATGTTGCGTCATTTATTAACTGGTCAGTGGGGAGAAGAAATCACAGAAACAACAGAAGGAAGTTTATATACGACAACTCTTTATTATGAAATTCCAGAGGATTACAGAGATATCCCTGCTGTTTTAGAAAACCTAGAAGTTGCTGCTTATGTAGCTGAAAATCATCAAGAAGTTATTAGTGGTACCATGGCTGAAATTTCTTTTGTTGAGGCTTTAAATGTGGACGCCGGAATTGTAAACACTAACGTTCCTCAAACATCTTGTGGTGAATCTATGTCTGCTGAAGTTACGATTATGAACTATGGAATGGATGAATTAACAAGTTTCGATTTTGAATATTCTGTTAATGACGAAGCTATTCAAAGCTATACTTGGACTGGAAATTTAGCACAATCAGAAACTGTAACTGTAAGTTTACCAAGTTTTGACATAATAGCTGACCAATCTAACGAGTTTAACCTTGTTATGAGTAACCCAAATTCATCTGAAGACGAACTTCCTCAGAACAACATGACTTCTGCAACTTTTGAAAAAACTGCGTTTTTACCTCAAGGATGCAAAGTAGCCATTTTAACAGATAACGCCCCGGAAGAAACTACTTGGGATATTAAAAATAGCGCTGGTGAAATCATAGCACAAGGTGGGCCATATAGCGTTACAAGCATATACTTAGAGCCATTTGAGTGGACAGGAAATGATTGTTATAAATTCTCTATCTATGATGCTGGTGGAAACGGATTAAATGGCGGATTTTACAGAATTGTAAACTCAAGTAACCAACTAATATGGGAAGGCACAACTGATTTCGGAACTGTTGGTTCAGCAGAGTTTGCATATGATGAAGTAATGGATATTAATTCCGTACCTGAACTTCACAAAGTGAGTGTTTATCCAAATCCAATAATCGGTACTGCACATGTTGAATTTACTTTACTTCAACAAAGTACAATTCAACTTGATTTATATAACCTCCTTGGAAAAAGAGTTATTCAAATCTACGAAGGTAGAATGCCACAAGGGTTAAAATCGATAAAGGTGAATACCTCAGACTTAGAAGAAGGTGTTTATTTTACAAGATTAAGCATTGATGGTTTAGTATATACACAAAAAGTCAATGTTCTGAAATAAAAACAAAAGTATATCAATACTGAGCCAACGATTAATCGTTGGCTTTTTTTATGCCATTTTTTTAATTCGAAATTGCAATTGATTTAAATTTTAATGAATATTTGTATCTTTATATAGAAAACAGAATCTTATCACTAACATTTCAATACAAAACCCATGAGTCAATCACTATATCCTTTTGAGTTTAAGCCTATTTTTAAAGAAAAAATTTGGGGAGGTCAAAGAATCAAAAACAGTTTTGGGTTTGATACTGGAGAACTAAAAAACTGCGGAGAACTTTGGAGCTTATCAGGATACGAAACAGAGCAGAGCACTATTTCTAATGGTTTTTTAGCAGGTAATGAACTCAATGATCTGATTGAGATTTATATGGATGAATTAGTTGGTGGAAATATTTATCAGCGATTTGGGAACACCTTCCCTATTCTTGTAAAGATTCTGGATGCTGAAGATTGGCTTTCTATTCAAGTTCATCCTGATGATGAATTGGCCATTAAGCGAGGTATGGAAGGTGGAAAAACAGAAATGTGGTACATACTTGAAGCTGATAAAAATGCGCAATTGATAGCTGGTTTTAGCCAAAAAGTAAATGAAAATGTTTATCTCCGAAAAATAGAAGAAAAGAAACTTTCTGAAATCATGAACTTTGAGGAGGTTAAGAAAGAAGATGTATTCTATATGCCTTCCGGAAGAGTTCATGCATTAGGTCCAGGTATTTTGTTGGCAGAAATACAGCAAACCTCAGATACCACCTACCGTATTTATGATTGGGACAGAGTTGACGAAAAGGGACAAGGAAGAGCACTTCACTTAAAAGAAGCCATGGAAGCCATCGACTTTGAGCTTTATGACAACTACAAAACTGAGTATCAAAAAAAACTTAACGAAACCAATGAAATCATCAATAATGACTTCTTCACCACAAATCTACTGGAACTAGATCAGGGGATTCAAAAAGACTATAGTGAGTTAGATAGTTTTGTTATTCTTTTGGCTGTGGAAGGTTCTTTTAATTATACCGACAAATTTGGGAATTATGGTTTTATAAAAGCTGGTGAAAGCCTTTTGATTCCTGCAGCCCAAGATAATATTAATATACTTCCTGATGGGAAATGTAAAATTCTTGAAGTATATATTATTGATGTAGAAGATTTGGATACAGGTAATTTGTAACCCTCCCTTTCAAATCTCGTCCAACATATTGAACTAAATAACTATATACATGGACATTCTCTTATCCATCTTGGCCATACTCCTCATGATTGTTGGCTTCGTAGGCGCTGTAATACCCATACTTCCGGGACCTATTATTTCGTTCCTAGGCCTCCTCTCTCTTTATTTTTTAGAAGACAAGCCTTTCGACGATCGGTTTATGGTAACATGGGGTACTTTTACTATCATTGTAACAGCAATAGATCAGGTAGTTCCAGTATTAGGCACTAAAAAAATGGGTGGTACCAAATATGGCGTAAATGGGAGCATTATTGGTTTAATTATCGGAGTATTTTTCTTTCCTCCCATTGGCTTAATTCTAGGACCTTTTTTAGGCGCTTTATTAGGGGAGCTGATTGGCGGGAAAGATATTAACCAAGCTACAAGAGCCGGATTTGGAAGTTTTCTTGGGTTCTTGAGTGGAACCTTTTTAAAGTTAATATTTAGCGGAATTGCTGCATATTATATCATCATTAATTTATCTTTCTTCAACTAGAACCATAATTCCTATTTATCATTTTCATGATTTATTCCTATCTTAGCATTCATGAAAAAATCGACTAAGATTAGCATCTATATATTAATTGGGATCAGTATATTTATTGGATTGACCTACCTATCCTCTGGGCTTATTCTAAAAGGAATTTTACAGAAAAAAATAGAGAATCAGCATATTGCAGATATCTACAAAATCGAATTTAAAAATGCCTATTTTGATATTTTTAACATGGGGTTTACTGTAACAGGACTTGAATTAATTCCAGACTCCACAGAGGACATCATGTTAAATTATAAATACCACAAGCAAATAGCCCATATTAATATCAAGCGTGCTGCCATCACCAGCTTCGATATTCTATTATTTCTTCAGGAACAGCAAATAGACATCAATAAGATTAGAATCATAAAACCCCAAGTAAAACTTTATAAGAATAAAGACTTCATAAATAAAAAGGCCATCACACAAAAAGATAGTAGCAAACATAACTCAGAAACTACTATTGACTTAATCTCACTTGATGAGATTTTATTCAAAGATTTTAGTCTTGAATATTATATTACTTCCACCGAAAGACCAGATTTATACATTAAAAGCATCAATATTTCTCTTATAAATCCCGTTATCGATCATAAAAAATTCCCTGAAATTAATAAAGTTTTGACCATTGATGAGATCAAGATGAACATGCAAGGGATTTCATTCTTCGATAAAAATGGTTTATATGAGATAGAATTAAAAAATCTGATTCTAGATGATGAAAACTCAAGTGTCCTATTAAATAACTTAAGCATTTCTCCAAGATTAAGTAAAAAAGAATTCGCGAAGAGGAGCCCTTTTCAAATTGATAGATTCGATGGAAAAGTGAAGCAAATTAACATTAAGCAAATAGACATTGCTCAGTACTTAGATGATGGAGTATTAATCATAGATCATATAATTGTGGATGATGCAAATTTTGAAATCTATCGTGATAAAAACTTTCCATTTAACACTAATAATTTACCTAAATTGCCTCAACAAGCCATTCGCCATATCAAGCAAGCGTTGGCGATCAATACTATTGATTTGACAAATGTAGATCTTGTTTATATGGAAACTGCAGAAGGTGTTACAAAGCCTGGGAAAATAGAGTTCAAAAACACTGAAGCTCATATCAGTCATTTTGGAAATACCAAGGATTGGCAATCTAGCCAAGAAATGAAAATAGAACTTAAAACTCAAGTTTATGGTAAAGGAAACCTAATTGCTCAATTTAATTTTCCCTTAGCAAGTAACACCTTTTATTTTTCTGGTCAATTAGCTAAAACACAAATGGATATTTTCAATGAAATGACCATAAATGCTGCAGGAATAAAAGTTAAAGAAGGTATTATTGACAAGATGAGTTTTGATGTGGTTGCCACTTCTACGAAAGCTACAGGTAACCTTGACTTATATTATCACGATTTAAAGATTGCCTTATTAAAAGATGAGAACGAAAACGGACAAGTAAAAGAAAAGAAAATGCTAAATTTTCTTGCCAATAATCTATTAGTTCCTGTTCAGAACCCCAATAAGAATGGACAGTTTTATGAGGCCAAGATTGATTTTGATCGCGTAAAAAACAAAGGCGTTTTAAATTATTTATGGAAAAGTATTTTCTCCGGGATTAAAGATACTTTCCTTAAAGATCATAAAGATGAACAATCATATTCAAAGAAAAATGCAAAAAGTAATTCTGGTTTATCAAAAAGAGAATTGAGAAAAAAAGCCCGTCAAGAAAAGCGTGACAAGAAAAACAATTCAAAATAATAAAGCCATAAATTCATTTATAAAAAAAGTGGTCAAAAAACATTTTGACCACTTTTTTTATATTAAGAGTTTTCTTACTCGTAGATTTTAGCTATAGCCTCACCTTTAACCACTCGCAAACCATTAAAAGCCAACGCTCTCATTTCATCCTCGCCCGGGTAAACATGAATAGGAGCCATTTTATGAACACGTTCACTGATCTTATTTACCATCCACTTACCATGTGCTACACCACCAGTAATGAGTATTGCATCTACATCGCCTTTAAGAACAGCATACATAGATCCAATTTCTTTACTCACCTGATAAGCCATGGCTTCATTTACCATTCTAGCCTTCTCATCTCCGTTCATCATCCTTTTCTCAGCTTCATAGGCAGAATTAGTTCCAAGGTAAGCTACCATTCCTCCCTCACCTTTGTTCATCTTCAATAATTGCTTCAAGGTATATTTACCACTAAAACAAAGACGAATTAAGGCACCAACAGGAAGCGTACCTGTTCGTTCTGGGGAAAATGGACCATCACCATCTAAGCCTTGATTTACATCGACAACACGGCCTTTTTCGTGAGCTCCAACAGTAATACCACCACCCATATGAACAACAATAAGATTCATATCTTCATAATTTCGAAGAACAGATTTAGCATGTTGACGAGCTACAGCTTTTTGATTTAAGGCATGAAATACAGAAACTCTTGGTAATTCTGGATGACCAGAATATCGT
The Lentimicrobium sp. L6 genome window above contains:
- a CDS encoding Omp28-related outer membrane protein, with translation MKNLLLFSFAVLISLSQLNAQSIVGTDPENKNVVLEEFTGIHCVYCPEGHVIAQGIQNQHPEDVILINIHQGSFASPSGNEPDFRTEWGNAIAGQTGLTGYPSGTVNRHIFSGGNTALGRGSWTGAANTILGQSSYLNVGCEAFCTDDGQLLVNVEVYYTGDSPEASNFLNVAILQSHIFGPQTGGGAGNNYEHMHMLRHLITGQWGEEISETSEGSLYTTTLSYQIPDDYNDVPVVLEDLDIVAFVTETHQEVVSGIKGTLTFEAANDYDVTVSEVLYPIGKACIGDLAPQIELANYGAINLTSADIEYSVNGGEVYNYEWTGELEYTDTETITLPAIALAMEDNNELVITISNPNGVEDENPANNTTNVEFEAAPQTTKMIEMQLYVGSSFGNQISWDFKNGNGEIIAEGSGYSNNDLITEMLPIVSTDCYTYSVYDAVGNGFAGNGYLKLKDDGVLFEYITSELEDEVNIIFLAGDPTGIHTNYEKVNHISIYPNPTYNNAQLTFSLVEKSNVQLSIYNVIGSLIMELPTELLNAGEQNIEINTTSLEEGIYFVNLNINNEIITKKITVLK
- the buk gene encoding butyrate kinase, encoding MSISQGIRIIAINPGSTSTKIAVYDDESPVLVKNIVHTTEELEPFERITDQFQYRKDLIIKILEDAEIRMDLVRAVVGRGGLVKPIESGVYEVNDRLKEDLINSPMGAEHASNLGGLIADDLAKSLPDAKAYIANPVVVDELCDLARYSGHPELPRVSVFHALNQKAVARQHAKSVLRNYEDMNLIVVHMGGGITVGAHEKGRVVDVNQGLDGDGPFSPERTGTLPVGALIRLCFSGKYTLKQLLKMNKGEGGMVAYLGTNSAYEAEKRMMNGDEKARMVNEAMAYQVSKEIGSMYAVLKGDVDAILITGGVAHGKWMVNKISERVHKMAPIHVYPGEDEMRALAFNGLRVVKGEAIAKIYE
- a CDS encoding type I phosphomannose isomerase catalytic subunit, with the protein product MSQSLYPFEFKPIFKEKIWGGQRIKNSFGFDTGELKNCGELWSLSGYETEQSTISNGFLAGNELNDLIEIYMDELVGGNIYQRFGNTFPILVKILDAEDWLSIQVHPDDELAIKRGMEGGKTEMWYILEADKNAQLIAGFSQKVNENVYLRKIEEKKLSEIMNFEEVKKEDVFYMPSGRVHALGPGILLAEIQQTSDTTYRIYDWDRVDEKGQGRALHLKEAMEAIDFELYDNYKTEYQKKLNETNEIINNDFFTTNLLELDQGIQKDYSELDSFVILLAVEGSFNYTDKFGNYGFIKAGESLLIPAAQDNINILPDGKCKILEVYIIDVEDLDTGNL
- a CDS encoding Omp28-related outer membrane protein, coding for MKNLLLILLITMVSLGQLNAQSIVGTDPENKNVVLEEFTGINCGYCPDGHAIAQAIQNANPEDVILINIHQGGFATPSGSQPDYRTQWGDAIAGQTGLTGYPSGTVNRHLFSGGNTALGRNLWANSATQILGQSSYLNVGAEATIVTSTRQLVVNVEVYYTGDSPLSTNLLNVALVQNNVIGYQTGNNNYNHMHMLRHLLTGQWGEEITETTEGSLYTTTLYYEIPEDYRDIPAVLENLEVAAYVAENHQEVISGTMAEISFVEALNVDAGIVNTNVPQTSCGESMSAEVTIMNYGMDELTSFDFEYSVNDEAIQSYTWTGNLAQSETVTVSLPSFDIIADQSNEFNLVMSNPNSSEDELPQNNMTSATFEKTAFLPQGCKVAILTDNAPEETTWDIKNSAGEIIAQGGPYSVTSIYLEPFEWTGNDCYKFSIYDAGGNGLNGGFYRIVNSSNQLIWEGTTDFGTVGSAEFAYDEVMDINSVPELHKVSVYPNPIIGTAHVEFTLLQQSTIQLDLYNLLGKRVIQIYEGRMPQGLKSIKVNTSDLEEGVYFTRLSIDGLVYTQKVNVLK
- a CDS encoding DUF456 domain-containing protein, coding for MDILLSILAILLMIVGFVGAVIPILPGPIISFLGLLSLYFLEDKPFDDRFMVTWGTFTIIVTAIDQVVPVLGTKKMGGTKYGVNGSIIGLIIGVFFFPPIGLILGPFLGALLGELIGGKDINQATRAGFGSFLGFLSGTFLKLIFSGIAAYYIIINLSFFN
- a CDS encoding Omp28-related outer membrane protein — encoded protein: MKRNLLLLLLMVGIGQVFSQTIVSTDAENKKVILEEFTGIHCGYCPDGHRLANLVAEANPGNAFLINIHTGSFATPGAGEPDFNTEWGAAIAGQTGLTGYPAGTINRHLFPGMQQGSGSAMSRGDFATAAGMVLAEASYVNLGVEASVDFSVTPALLTVHVETYYTGTDAPPTNKLNVALVQDSILGPQSGMAANPDYVVGDQYLHMHALRHMLTGQWGDDITTTTQGTFVDRTYTWEIPSSINEVILNPNQLNIIAFIAESEQEIISGNECHVEVIPPTTQNDCDLMGTTNIPEIICGEGLVSPIINVLNKAGNPITSMEITYDANDGTPMVYNWTGNIIYYANEEITLPELSFPVEATNTINITVTKVNGETDPDPSNNSITGTTNEASEVVNVTLDLKTDNYGSETTWQLKNEEGDVLYSGGPYTDASVLVEDQTAFDLPVAGCYTFEIHDSYGDGMNAGYGVGYYKLYTEGELFLEGGTFGSVDIAPFNNTIFDGLETDIYFSNLNIYPNPSTGLININNMEGAQISVMNIVGQQVIENNNASHHQQINLSDLDNGSYLVRIKLDNQIKTQMIILKK